One window from the genome of Chaetodon trifascialis isolate fChaTrf1 chromosome 20, fChaTrf1.hap1, whole genome shotgun sequence encodes:
- the nrg1 gene encoding pro-neuregulin-1, membrane-bound isoform isoform X3, producing the protein MTEGMEDLSAGPAPPPGSASPTSSTVDTGQVPKEKPEETEAAGESGEEGAEGTAEGGGGDDGEHLGALGIVALPGTCCVCIEMEQINNCLHSEKICILPILACLLSLALCTAGLKWVFVDKIFEYEPPTHLDPKRIGQDPIIISVDPTLGLTVSIPHSSPSTVSLTTTNAITPGRPDVLVEEKSTRGPYVPQSPRVTQSDSSVTLKYNAERPTVPKQTPHPQTTRELNDIMIPTLSATSTTTTAKTSSHVTRCTDSQKNYCVNGGECFTLEITPGSTKFLCRCPNEFTGDRCQNYVMASFYKHLGIEFMEAEELYQKRILTITGICIALLVVGIMCVVAYCKTKKQRKKLHDRLRQSLRNKRNNNTKAGTGPKLASSGRGRRISNLPLQDLQLINQCNGTTMQHAAEKETETTFSTSKYALSAHEPTTFTHISSQSWSNDWSNSVLSDTESVSVMSLPENSQRATQAGRGRLNATGGTRDLSAHSKKCQDTPNSDRDLP; encoded by the exons ATGACTGAGGGAATGGAGGACCTCTCTGCAGGGCCAGCTCCCCCTCCTGGATCGGCCTCCCCCACCAGCTCTACTGTTGATACTGGACAAGTCCCCAAGGAGAaaccagaggagacagaggcagcTGGTGAGAGTGGGGAGGAGGGCGCAGAGGGAACtgcagagggaggtggtggCGATGATGGGGAGCATTTGGGGGCTTTGGGAATAGTGGCCTTGCCAGGAACCTGCTGCGTGTGCATAGAAATGGAACAGATTAACAATTGCCTGCACTCTGAGAAAATCTGCATTCTGCCCATCCTGGCCTGTCTGCTTAGCTTAGCCCTCTGCACAGCTGGCCTCAAATGGGTCTTTGTGGATAAGATCTTTGAGTACGAACCACCCACACACTTAGATCCTAAACGCATTGGACAGGACCCAATCATCATATCAGTTGACCCCACACTGGGACTAACTGTGTCGATTCCTCATTCATCTCCGTCTACGGTCTCCTTGACCACCACCAATGCCATTACTCCAGGACGTCCTGATGTTTTAGTGGAAGAGAAATCTACAAGAGGGCCGTATGTGCCTCAGTCTCCACGAGTGACTCAGTCTGATTCCTCTGTTACACTGAAATACAACGCCGAACGTCCCACTGTCCCAAAGCAGACTCCTCACCCTCAGACAACACGGGAATTAAACGACATCATGATCCCAACACTCT CtgccaccagcaccaccactaCAGCCAAGACCTCCAGTCACGTGACGCGCTGCACTGACAGCCAGAAGAACTACTGTGTTAATGGAGGGGAGTGCTTCACCCTTGAAATCACGCCAGGCAGCACAAAGTTTCTCTGCAG GTGTCCAAATGAATTTACTGGTGATCGATGCCAAAACTATGTAATGGCCAGCTTTTACA AACATCTTGGGATTGAATTTATGG AAGCCGAGGAGCTGTATCAGAAACGTATTTTAACAATAACAGGGATCTGCATTGCACTCCTAGTCGTTGGAATCATGTGTGTGGTTGCCTACTGCAAAACAAA gaagcagaggaagaagctcCATGACCGCCTGAGGCAGAGCCTGAGGAATAAGAGGAACAACAATACCAAAGCTGGTACTGGCCCCAAGCTGGCAAGCTCAGGCAGAGGACGCCGGATTTCTAACTTGCCTCTTCAAGATTTGCAGCTTATCAAT CAATGTAATGGGACGACAATGCAGCATGCAGctgagaaggagacagaaacaacCTTCTCCACAAGCAAATATGCCTTATCTGCGCATGAACCCACCACATTCACCCACATCTCCAGTCAAAG ctggagTAATGACTGGAGCAACAGTGTTCTGTCTGACACTGAGTCTGTCTCGGTGATGTCATTGCCGGAGAATAGCCAACGTGCCACACAGGCCGGCCGAGGTCGTCTGAATGCCACTGGTGGCACCAGAGACTTAAGTGCTCATTCAAAGAAGTGCCAAGACACACCCAACTCCGACAGGGACTTGCCTTAA